A DNA window from Camelina sativa cultivar DH55 chromosome 17, Cs, whole genome shotgun sequence contains the following coding sequences:
- the LOC104756697 gene encoding protein MAK16 homolog A-like → MQHDEVIWQVIRHKHCSYMAKIETGIFCRNQYNVTGICNRSSCPLANSRYATIRDHDGVFYLYMKTIERAHMPKNLWERIKLPRNYEQALEMIDKHLLYWPKLLQHKVKQRLTKMTQMRIRMRKLALKTREVIIPTPRRDIKREQRREVKAEKAALLDKAIETELLTRLKTGIYNDIYNYPESLFNKILDDGKKIVNEVEEEDKEVGVIEYVEGDDDELEEEMEDMEDFSGFPSKESYLEDSDEEDEDDAEEQVVIHKKGRALKKSDDNGKSKKKSRVVVEVEEEDGGTRALKSLKL, encoded by the exons ATGCAGCACGATGAGGTTATATGGCAGGTCATTAGGCACAAGCACTGCAGTTACATGGCCAA aatcGAAACTGGAATCTTCTGTAGAAACCAATATAATGTAACGGGAATCTGTAATCGAAGCTCTTGTCCTCTTGCTAATAGCAGATACGCTACTATCAGAGACCATGatg gagtgttttatttatatatgaagacTATTGAGAGAGCTCACATGCCAAAGAACTTGTGGGAGAGAATTAAGCTGCCTAGAAACTATGAACAGGCTCTTGAAATGATTGATAAACACTTG TTGTACTGGCCCAAGTTGTTGCAGCATAAGGTTAAACAAAGGCTGACTAAAATGACTCAGATGCGTATTCGTATGAGAAAACTTGCTCTGAAAACAAG GGAGGTCATAATCCCTACGCCTAGGAGGGATATAAAGAGGGAGCAGAGGAGAGAGGTCAAGGCTGAAAAAGCAGCTTTGTTGGATAAG gctATTGAAACCGAGTTGTTAACTCGTTTGAAGACAGGCATCTATAATGACATATACAATTACCCTGAATCTCTATTTAACAAAATTCTTGATGATGGAAAGAAAATTGTAAacgaggttgaagaagaagacaaagag GTTGGAGTGATTGAATATGTTGAAGGCGATGATGACGAACTCGAGGAGGAGATGGAAGATATGGAAGACTTTTCTGGTTTTCCATCTAAGGAGTCTTACCTTGAAG actcagatgaagaggatgaagatgatgctgAGGAGCAAGTTGTGATTCATAAAAAGGGAAGAGCTTTAAAGAAGTCGGATGATAACggaaaatcaaagaagaaatcaagagtAGTTGTCGAG gttgaggaagaagatggaggcACAAGGGCCCTAAAAAGCCTCAAACTCTGA
- the LOC104756698 gene encoding 60S ribosomal protein L27a-2-like isoform X2 produces the protein MATALKKNRKKRGHVSAGHGRIGKHRKHPGGRGNAGGMHHHRILLDKYHPGYFGKVGMRYFHKLRNKFFCPIVNLDKLWSLVPEDVKAKSSKDNVPLIDVTQHGFFKVLGKGHLPENKPFVVKAKLISKTAEKKIKEAGGAVVLTA, from the exons ATGGCGACGGCGTTGAAGAAGAACAGGAAGAAGAGAGGACACGTCAGCGCCGGTCATGGACGTATCGGAAAGCATCGCAAGCATCCAGGAGGTCGTGGTAACGCTGGAGGTATGCATCACCACCGTATCTTACTCGACAAGTACCATCCAGGTTACTTCGGCAAAGTAGGTATGAGGTACTTTCACAAGCTCCGTAACAAGTTCTTTTGCCCTATCGTGAACCTCGACAAGCTCTGGTCGCTTGTCCCCGAGGATGTGAAGGCGAAGTCGAGCAAAGACAATGTTCCGTTGATCGATGTGACGCAGCATGGGTTCTTTAAG GTTTTGGGAAAAGGTCATTTGCCAGAGAACAAGCCTTTCGTTGTGAAGGCTAAGCTTATCTCTAAGACTGCTGAGAAGAAGATTAAGGAAGCTGGTGGTGCCGTTGTCCTTACTGcttag
- the LOC104759380 gene encoding tryptophan aminotransferase-related protein 1-like has protein sequence MEKMNGFESSKKSDSDSNKDKCLSDDVIINLDQGDPTAFQEYWMKMTDRFTVVIPGWDLMSYFSDTKNVCWFLEPELEKAIKALHGTIGNAATEERYIVVGTGSSQLCQAALFALSSLSEVTPVSIVAAVPYYSTYVEEASYLDSKLYKWEGDARTFDKKGPYIEMVTSPNNPDGTMREPVVNRREGGKVIHDFAYYWPHYTPITRRQDHDLMLFTFSKITGHAGSRIGWALVKDIEVAKKMVQYLTVNSIGVSKESQTRATTILNELTKTCQPQSESFFEYGYEKMKSRWERLREVVESSDVFTLPNYPQAFCNFFGKTISTSPAFAWLGLKEERDLGSLLKEKKVLARGGDRCGCDKKYVRVNMLSRDDDYDGFLHRLATIKDLKCIVP, from the exons ATGGAAAAGATGAATGGGTTTGAAAGCTCGAAGAAATCAGACAGTGATTCCAACAAGGACAAGTGCTTGTCAGATGACGTCATCATCAACCTTGATCA AGGAGATCCGACGGCGTTCCAAGAATATTGGATGAAGATGACGGACAGGTTTACGGTAGTGATACCAGGATgggatctgatgagttacttcAGCGATACGAAGAATGTGTGTTGGTTCCTAGAGCCAGAGCTTGAGAAGGCGATCAAGGCGTTGCATGGTACAATAGGTAATGCAGCTACCGAGGAACGCTACATCGTGGTGGGGACTGGCTCGTCACAGCTTTGTCAGGCCGCTTTGTTTGCACTTTCGTCGCTCTCTGAGGTCACACCTGTCAGCATCGTTGCAGCGGTTCCTTATTACTCC ACATACGTGGAGGAGGCATCGTATCTTGATTCGAAGCTATACAAATGGGAAGGAGACGCAAGGACGTTCGACAAAAAGGGACCGTACATAGAGATGGTGACCTCACCGAACAACCCTGATGGGACTATGAGAGAGCCGGTGGTGAACCGTAGGGAGGGTGGGAAAGTGATCCATGACTTCGCGTATTACTGGCCACACTACACTCCGATCACTCGTCGTCAAGACCACGACCTTATGCTCTTCACCTTCTCTAAGATCACCGGCCACGCTGGGTCACGTATTGG GTGGGCGTTGGTGAAGGATATAGAAGTGGCTAAGAAGATGGTGCAATACTTAACAGTAAACTCCATTGGTGTGTCGAAGGAGTCACAAACTCGAGCCACCACAATTCTCAACGAACTGACCAAAACCTGTCAGCCACAGTCGGAGAGCTTCTTTGAGTATGGATACGAAAAGATGAAGTCACGGTGGGAGAGGCTACGTGAGGTCGTCGAGTCCAGTGACGTATTCACTCTCCCTAATTACCCTCAAGCCTTCTGCAACTTCTTTGGCAAAACCATCTCCACTTCTCCTG CGTTTGCGTGGTTGGGGTTAAAAGAGGAAAGAGATCTGGGAAGTCTCTTGAAGGAAAAGAAGGTTTTGGCGAGAGGAGGGGACCGATGTGGCTGTGACAAGAAGTACGTCCGTGTCAACATGCTTAGCCGCGACGACGACTATGACGGCTTTCTCCACAGACTTGCCACCATCAAGGATCTCAAATGCATCGtgccttag
- the LOC104756699 gene encoding glutamate--glyoxylate aminotransferase 1: MALKALDYDSLNENVKKCQYAVRGELYLRASELQKEGKKIIFTNVGNPHALGQKPLTFPRQVVALCQAPFLLEDPNVGMVFPADAIARAKHYLSLTSGGLGAYSDSRGLPGVRKEVAEFIQRRDGYPSDPELIFLTDGASKGVMQILNCVIRGDGDGILVPVPQYPLYSATISLLGGTLVPYYLDESENWGLDVNNLRQSVAQARSQGISVRAMVIINPGNPTGQCLSEANLREILKFCYNEKLVLLGDEVYQQNIYQDERPFISSKKVLMDMGSPFSKEVQLVSFHTVSKGYWGECGQRGGYFEMTNIPPRVVEEIYKVASIALSPNVSAQIFMGLMVSPPKPGDISYDQFARESKGILESLRRRAKIMTDGFNSCKNVACNFTEGAMYSFPQIRLPAGALQAAKQAGKVPDVFYCLKLLEATGISTVPGSGFGQKEGVFHLRTTILPAEEEMPEIMDSFKKFNDEFMTQYDNNVGYSRM; the protein is encoded by the exons ATGGCTCTCAAGGCATTAGACTACGATTCTCTCAATGAAAATGTCAAGAAGTGTCAGTATGCTGTCAGAGGTGAACTCTATCTCCGAGCTTCTGAGCTTCAGAAAGAGGGCAAAAAG ATTATTTTTACAAACGTTGGGAACCCTCATGCTTTAGGACAGAAGCCTTTGACATTTCCTCGCCAG GTGGTTGCGCTTTGTCAAGCTCCTTTTTTACTAGAGGACCCAAATGTTGGAATGGTATTTCCAGCTGATGCTATTGCAAGAGCTAAACATTATCTTTCATTGACTTCAGGCGGTTTAG GTGCTTACAGTGACTCAAGAGGGCTTCCAGGTGTTAGGAAAGAGGTTGCTGAGTTCATTCAACGGCGTGATGGCTATCCAAG tgACCCAGAACTCATATTTCTCACTGATGGAGCTAGCAAAGGTGTGATGCAAATCTTGAATTGTGTTATACGCGGTGATGGAGACGGG ATTCTAGTTCCGGTTCCACAGTATCCACTCTACTCAGCTACCATATCACTGTTAGGTGGTACTCTTGTTCCTTACTATCTTGATGAGTCTGAAAACTGGGGACTTGATGTTAACAACCTTAGACAATCTGTTGCTCAGGCTCGTTCTCAGGGGATATCA GTAAGGGCAATGGTGATCATTAACCCTGGGAACCCAACTGGTCAGTGTCTAAGTGAAGCTAACTTAAGAGAGATATTGAAGTTCTGTTATAACGAGAAATTAGTTCTTTTGGGAGACGAAGTTTATCAGCAGAACATATACCAGGATGAGCGTCCCTTTATCAGTTCCAAGAAG gTTTTGATGGATATGGGTTCACCATTCAGCAAGGAAGTTCAGCTTGTATCCTTCCACACCGTCTCTAAAGGATATTGGGGAGAATGTGGACAGCGAGGTGGATACTTTGAGATGACCAATATCCCTCCCAGG GTTGTTGAGGAGATATACAAGGTTGCATCTATTGCCCTCAGCCCCAATGTGTCTGCGCAGATCTTT ATGGGTTTGATGGTTAGTCCTCCAAAGCCTGGAGACATTTCATATGACCAGTTCGCTCGTGAAAG CAAGGGGATTCTTGAATCAttgagaagaagagcaaagatcATGACTGATGGATTCAACAGCTGCAAAAACGTTGCCTGCAATTTCACAGAAG GTGCAATGTATTCGTTTCCTCAAATACGGTTACCAGCAGGAGCTCTCCAAGCTGCAAAACAAGCCGGAAAAGTACCAGACGTTTTCTACTGTCTCAAGCTTTTAGAAGCCACAGGAATCTCCACAGTCCCTGGCTCTGGATTTGGACAGAAAGAAGG TGTGTTCCATCTGAGGACAACAATCCTACCAGCAGAAGAAGAGATGCCAGAGATCATGGATAGTTTCAAGAAGTTCAATGACGAGTTCATGACTCAGTATGATAATAACGTTGGTTATTCCAGAATGTGA
- the LOC104756698 gene encoding 60S ribosomal protein L27a-2-like isoform X1, whose translation MATALKKNRKKRGHVSAGHGRIGKHRKHPGGRGNAGGMHHHRILLDKYHPGYFGKVGMRYFHKLRNKFFCPIVNLDKLWSLVPEDVKAKSSKDNVPLIDVTQHGFFKVLGKGHLPENKPFVVKAKLISKTAEKKIKEAGGAVVLTA comes from the exons ATGGCGACGGCGTTGAAGAAGAACAGGAAGAAGAGAGGACACGTCAGCGCCGGTCATGGACGTATCGGAAAGCATCGCAAGCATCCAGGAGGTCGTGGTAACGCTGGAGGTATGCATCACCACCGTATCTTACTCGACAAGTACCATCCAGGTTACTTCGGCAAAGTAGGTATGAGGTACTTTCACAAGCTCCGTAACAAGTTCTTTTGCCCTATCGTGAACCTCGACAAGCTCTG GTCGCTTGTCCCCGAGGATGTGAAGGCGAAGTCGAGCAAAGACAATGTTCCGTTGATCGATGTGACGCAGCATGGGTTCTTTAAGGTTTTGGGAAAAGGTCATTTGCCAGAGAACAAGCCTTTCGTTGTGAAGGCTAAGCTTATCTCTAAGACTGCTGAGAAGAAGATTAAGGAAGCTGGTGGTGCCGTTGTCCTTACTGcttag